A region from the Triplophysa rosa linkage group LG4, Trosa_1v2, whole genome shotgun sequence genome encodes:
- the fhip1aa gene encoding FHF complex subunit HOOK-interacting protein 1A, with product MAFMVANGNQGGQTLVLRGVDPETCMIVFKNHWAQVVKILEKHDPVRSNVGILGGGHGLGGGGGLGGLRFGKIPGDEASAVQNYVEHMLFLLMEEECGQSGAMGPILEFVVMENVLERLFVWSLRREFTDEMKLEQLKMYEMLIGQARQPLLHHKPVLKPLMMLLSSCSGSPSRPSSGVVEAELVLLLNQLCSVLTKDPSVLELFFHTSEDQGAANFLIFSLLIPFIHREGSVGQQARDALLLIMALSAENHVVAKHIAENTYFCPVLATGLSGLYSSLPTKLDVPSEDWHCLHHEDWQQLPSLVQFLNSLEFCNAVIQVAHPSIRDQLVGYIHNGFLVPVLAPALHKLTLEEVMTTTAYLDLFIRIVSEPALLHTFLSFILLHRHDNVHILDTLVSRINTPFQLGTVSLALFRTLIGLYCEDVMLQLILKYLIPCNHMMLSQRRVLRERDCYSVSAAKFLALTPSCCSPEIIPPPLRQLDSILWSKGTDGSQTTTKESEQVLPEDDDCVIGSEIYLDVSYLHYLSDAENSIGNCMRACRVWSAPYDGENPPPEEYQPSTLEEAGRTRPQITSKTTQTQNQVHQSGPPVRDLNAAPGLLELEWDDSYDACPTQPHPEEGQEAGPIPDEPPQHIQEMRRTAIMLVKGSYIEEAEFQNDVMVYDLVAQKDVQDSNNSYHASSKPAESEQLESGEPTSNQNPTESSMSNGPSMEDCKKKEGEPAQSDRSAIPEGEDLMAQYEDLIRSLAAQSSSPANSELKSPTEVMDDEVEFNSILPETPELERMPSSPFGTKPCSGSRGNAVPFTGPFVSVLLSRLENMLNNTLHVNLLLTGILAQLAAYPQPLLRSFLLNTNMVFQPSVRSLYQVLASLKNQIEQLSATRKDFPELLTAAQHCLLARESSLRDSQGPKMGDRIHGPEADKTKKNPAIQPKVIVPSNRTEVYATVLFTEFLKELAAIAQEHSILSQLPMEE from the exons ATGGCATTTATGGTTGCCAATGGGAATCAAGGTGGCCAGACCTTGGTCCTGAGGGGTGTGGACCCTGAAACATGCATGATCGTCTTCAAAAACCACTGGGCACAG GTGGTGAAAATTCTAGAGAAGCACGACCCTGTACGCAGTAATGTTGGCATCCTGGGTGGAGGTCATGGTCTTGGTGGGGGCGGAGGACTGGGTGGTCTCCGTTTCGGCAAGATCCCTGGCGATGAGGCCAGCGCTGTGCAGAACTACGTAGAGCACATGCTGTTTCTCCTCATGGAAGAGGAGTGTGGTCAGAGTGGAGCCATGGGTCCCATCCTGGAGTTTGTGGTGATGGAGAACGTGTTGGAGAGGCTTTTTGTCTGGAGCTTGAGGAGAGAATTCACAGACGAAATGAAATTAGAACAGTTGAAGATGTACGAGATGCTGATTGGACAAGCCAGGCAGCCGTTACTTCATCATAAACCCGTTCTTAAGCCCTTGATGATGCTTTTGTCGTCCTGCTCTGGTTCTCCGTCACGTCCAAGCTCTGGTGTCGTGGAAGCAGAACTGGTGTTGCTCCTGAACCAGCTGTGCTCTGTCCTCACTAAAGATCCGTCTGTCCTGGAGCTGTTTTTCCATACAAGCGAGGACCAGGGAGCTGCTAATTTCCTCATCTTCTCCCTGCTCATCCCATTCATACACAGGGAAGGGTCGGTCGGACAGCAGGCCAGAGATGCTCTTCTGCTTATCATGGCACTGTCTGCTGAGAACCACGTTGTGGCGAAACACATTGCAGAAAACACCTATTTCTGTCCG GTTTTGGCCACAGGTTTAAGTGGGCTCTACTCCTCTTTGCCTACTAAGTTGGATGTGCCCAGTGAAGACTGGCATTGTCTCCATCATGAAGACTGGCAGCAGCTGCCATCTCTTGTGCAGTTTCTTAACTCCCTCGAGTTCTGTAACGCTGTCATACAG GTGGCTCATCCGTCTATCAGAGACCAGCTGGTGGGATACATTCATAATGGGTTCCTGGTACCTGTTTTAGCACCAGCATTACACAAA TTAACACTTGAAGAGGTAATGACCACCACAGCATACCTGGACCTGTTCATACGAATTGTGTCGGAACCTGCCCTGCTACACACCTTCCTCAGTTTCATCCTCCTCCATCGCCATGACAATGTTCACATTTTGGACACGTTAGTTAGCCGCATCAATACTCCCTTTCAG CTTGGCACCGTGTCGCTGGCTCTGTTCCGCACTCTCATTGGGCTGTATTGTGAGGATGTCATGCTTCAGTTGATTTTAAA GTACTTGATCCCCTGCAATCATATGATGTTAAGTCAGCGCAGAGTCTTGAGGGAGAGAGACTGTTACTCTGTTTCAGCCGCCAAGTTCCTCGCCCTTACACCTTCCTGCTGTTCTCCTGAGATCATCCCTCCTCCACTCAGGCAGCTGGACTCCATCCTATGGTCAAAGGGCACTGATGGCTCCCAAACAACAACTAAGG AATCAGAGCAGGTCCTCCCAGAGGATGATGATTGTGTCATTGGCTCTGAGATCTACCTGGATGTCAGTTACCTGCACTACTTAAGTGATGCTGAAAACAGCATCGGTAACTGCATGCGAGCGTGTCGCGTGTGGTCTGCACCTTACGACGGCGAGAACCCCCCTCCAGAAGAATACCAGCCCAGTACCCTGGAAGAGGCAGGTAGGACTCGTCCGCAGATAACCAGCAAGACAACACAGACCCAAAATCAGGTTCATCAGTCCGGTCCACCTGTCAGAGATCTTAATGCTGCTCCTGGATTATTGGAACTGGAGTGGGATGATAGTTATGATGCCTGTCCAACACAACCACATCCAGAAGAAGGGCAGGAAGCTGGGCCTATCCCGGACGAGCCCCCACAACACATCCAGGAAATGCGGCGAACCGCTATTATGCTTGTTAAGGGATCTTACATTGAAGAGGCTGAGTTTCAAAATGATGTTATGGTCTATGACCTGGTTGCTCAAAAGGATGTCCAAGACTCTAATAACAGTTATCATGCCTCATCCAAACCTGCTGAGTCAGAACAGTTGGAGTCAGGAGAACCAACATCTAATCAAAATCCAACAGAGTCCTCAATGAGCAATGGCCCGTCAATGGAGGACTGTAAAAAGAAAGAGGGGGAACCTGCACAATCGGACAGGTCAGCGATTCCAGAAGGGGAGGACCTCATGGCACAGTATGAGGACCTAATAAGATCTCTGGCTGCACAGTCTAGTAGTCCAGCAAACAGTGAACTCAAGAGTCCTACAGAAGTCATGGACGATGAGGTAGAGTTTAACAGCATCTTACCAGAAACACCAGAGTTAGAAAGGATGCCATCGTCTCCTTTTGGCACCAAACCCTGCAGTGGGAGCAGGGGTAATGCCGTTCCCTTTACAG gACCGTTCGTGAGTGTGCTGCTGTCTCGTCTAGAAAACATGCTGAACAACACTCTCCATGTGAATCTGCTTCTGACTGGCATCCTGGCCCAGTTAGCTGCTTACCCTCAGCCCCTGCTGCGCTCCTTCCTCCTCAACACTAACATGGTGTTCCAGCCCAGCGTCCGATCACTCTACCAG GTACTGGCCTCTCTAAAGAACCAGATAGAGCAGTTGTCTGCAACCCGTAAAGATTTCCCAGAGCTCCTGACTGCTGCTCAGCACTGCCTGTTGGCCAGAGAGAGTTCACTGAGAG ACTCTCAAGGTCCAAAGATGGGAGATCGGATTCATGGTCCTGAAGCGGACAAAACCAAGAAGAATCCAGCTATCCAACCCAAAGTTATAGTTCCCTCAAACAGAACGGAGGTATACGCCACAGTCCTTTTCACAGAGTTCCTCAAGGAACTGGCAGCCATTGCACAAGAACATTCCATCCTGTCTCAACTTCCCATGGAGGAATAG